GTGTGGATGAGCTCAGCTCTGTCTCTCTggtctgtgactctgtgttaGCACCAACCACTGGCAGACTGCTGAATCAAAATGATGCCACCTGACTCTAAACCTGAACCATAACgtatacattatttattgtaatattgAGATTTTCCAATTTCCTAATTCCCAATATATTATACATAATTCCCAAAGACGtaatgggcttttattttgaaatgccaAGTGCCTCTCCTCCGCGTGGGTGTGACGGAGCTCAAAGTCGGAGCAGAGCAGTAACAGTGGAAGCATGTCTGCGCTGTTTaaccagcagctcacacacacacacagggtgtgAGAGTTCAGAGAACCAAGGGCTGGAACGCGATGCGGACACGCGCCAGGTAGATGGTTTTATTTCCCATTGCTCCTAGTAATGGCCGTTAGAAGTTTGTGCTGAGTTCGGAGTCTCATCCCTGTTGCTGTGAGACCACTCACGCTCATCTCTTGCGTTTAGAGAGAAGGACCACTAACGCCATTGTCACGTAAGTCTCGTCCAGCATCTCACACTTCAACCACTTGATTCAAGCGACTCAGCGGGCAACACATAGATGCGCTATTATTTGCTCCTAACGCACAGGGTGCCGCACAGTTAGTTGCTAATGGACACTGTAGAGTGGTGCCTTGCTCAAAGGCAGCGTCAttctctcctgctgcttctccttatttgtttgtctcatttgtGTTAGATGAGATGCCAGATAGGTCACAATCACAGGGGTtgcttcatttttcattttaatgtgaagAGCTTTTGACACATCCAGTGTAACCACCATCTGTTACACAGCGCACTGAGATCCCGTGTTTGGCTCTGAGTGTTCATTAAGGTCGGCGGAGGTGcagggagctctctgctaaagTGAGCCGGAGACGCGCTCAGCCGCGAAACGGAAGGAGAGGGGGCGATGGCGGAGTGGTAACTAAATGACTCTTCATTTCACGTCCACCTCCATCTATTAAAGGCAGCCCTCAGGAGGAGCGCGCGCCCGCCAGGAGACGAGCGGACGAAGCAGCGCGCGCCTGTTGGGCAGCGGTTAATTAGCTTCTGGCACGGCGGGGCAACGCGCACATCGCCCTTTAAATCCACTAAAGTCTTTCAAGCTCAACAAATAGTGTGAAGCAGAAATGTCTGTACGCGGTGTATTTGCAACAGGCACCAGGAGGCGTCCAAGTGCGCGAGGATGTTACCCGCAGGCTCAGAGCTCAGGTACAGTCTGTTTGCCTGTTGCTCATTCATgttgcattcatttatttataggtTTCAGGTCAGAACAGGTGTAGATGCTGTGCTCTCAAACAGGGTTCTCCTCCTACAGGTTTTACCTGGAGTGAGCggtgctgagctgcagagaagaCTGCCACCTCTATGTTTGTCATATTGTAGAAGGCACTTCCAGTGAACACTGACCTTTTCACTATCAAGTCccaggcgttctgtccagaGGTTCTGattgagctgcagctgtggtccCTTCACATTAAAAGCGTCTCTGCAAAAGTGGACGTGCAGGAAGGATCCGCTGTTTGTGGCCTTGAGACTTGagacagagcagctcctcaTGTCAGACAGTTCACATGAGACTTGGTGTTTATTGTGGAACCAGAGCTAAAGTAACATCCCTAAACGTTGATGCACAAGGTGATGTGTTTATTAGAATGAAGTTTTTGTTGATTGTATCACCAAATGCAGCATATTAAATCACAGCTCCCGGGGCGTCATCCATATTTAAAAGAACAGTCGGGATGTGGTAAATATGCAGGATTTCTTCAGCCCTTCTTCACAAGTCTGATGAGAGAGAACTGGTCCAAATGGAGGCAGTTCATTCCACAAGCTTTACCCTGAGACCAACAACGACACAATCTACCCCACCATTTAAGATGCTTCATGTTCTCATGAGTAACTACATCCTCCAACTGCAAACTTTGGCCTCCAAGGGACATTTTGTAACCAGACTGTTGCAAACGTCTTTTATGTGtttgacacaaacataaaattgATCAAACTCCTCTTCATTTTCTAGGTGACTTCGGTGTTTGGACTTCATCcttgtttaaattaaacaaacgcTAAACAAAGAAGTTGGTTAattaatgtacagtagaagAAAAGCGACCGGCTAAGCCTGACTGAACTGTCTCTTCAAATACTGAGCCTCATCCCTTCACCTCACTCAAATGAACCCACTCCTCCCACCTGGCAAACATGGCCGACAACGTGAGCTCCAGGGTCGACACGCCGACCAACATCTCCCTGAGCCCCAGCGTCGGCGTCTCTGACTCGCTGGAGTACAAGACCGTGTCCGTgttcctggtgctgctggtgtgtggcgTGGGCATCGTGGGCAACATcatggtggtgctggtggtgctcaCCACGCGCCACATGAGGACGCCCACCAACTGCTACCTGGTCAGCCTGGCCGTGGCCGACCTGACGGTGCTGGTGGCAGCGGGGCTGCCCAACATCTCCGACAGTCTGTCGGGCAAGTGGATATTCGGCCACGCCGGCTGCCTGGGCATCACCTACCTCCAGTACCTGGGGATCAacgtgtcctcctgctccatcactgccttCACCGTGGAGAGGTGAGGCCACACAGCCAGCCCCTGTAGCGGGGAAAATCATCATTTGTGCCCAACTAAAGAACCCTCCTCTGACCTCAGATCAGTTGATCAGTAGACACGTACATTGAATTTGAAGTGCCTGTGGAGGTAGAACCCAAACGGTGACGCCACTGGTCCTGATTCTAAACACCATGAAGCTCTAGCTAGTGTTTGGCCCTTATTACCATGTTATGACATCATTCAGGGTGAAAGGTCAGTAAATCTCATGTCACAGCCAGTGCAACCTGCAGCAACATGCATCAAAACAGGGAGCCATGTTCTGCCTTGTATCCGCTCCTTCCCCAAACCTAAGCAACAAGCTGAGAGACCCGCGTCTGTCTTTCCTCTCCCTGATATGAAACAGGGTTTTTGTACAACCACAGTAATAATTTGACAGAGTAAATCACTGCATCCATTATGCATGAAGCGCGAATGCCAGCTTAACATTCACCCGGGGAGCGAGCGACGGTGCGTGAGCAGCTCATAAACAGCGCGCTCCCTGTTGGCCTGCAGGTACATCGCTATCTGCCATCCCATAAAGGCCCAGACCGTGTGCACCGTGTCCCGGGCCAAGCGCATCATCGCCGGGGTTTGGATCTTCACCTGCGTCTACAGCACGATGTGGCTGTTCCTGGTGGACATCCAGGTACGTAGTAACTGCTATGGATGACTATGTGCACTGGCCACATAATAACTAAGGCCACAGATCAGATTTAATGTACAGGCCGCCTGTGAGAGGgcaaaataaagttaaaagtGCAGTAAATGCATGAGTCACGCCGAGGAATAAAACTGGGATTATTGAGGCCTATTTCATACAAATTGccgttgagctgcagcagaatgtgaaaaGCACTGTAAGAGCTGGGTGCCGCATCCGAGGGAGTTATTATGTAGAGATGTAGAGATGCGGAGGGTTGTGACTGTGACGCGCAGGTGAGCCAGGACGGACACGCGGTGCAGTGCGGCTACAGGGTGCAGCGGGAGCTCTACCTGCCCATCTACCTCACCGACTTTGCCGTCTTCTACGTGGTCCCGCTGCTGCTCGCCATCGTGCTCTACGGCCTCATCGCGCGGATCCTCTACGTCAGGTGGAGTGGCTGAATTTGCCTGTTTACACACAAGCTGACACGTTTTCACCTGTAATGTGAgggtaactttttttttttactttcatcgTCACAGGAATAAGTAAAACTGGGATCGATTACTAGCCAACttaagctaatgctaatgctaacgctcaCCATTCTGGAACAAAACATCCAACAACAAACAATGGCTCCTCATATTTGAGAGGACGGTTCGCTCACAGGGATTTGTTCCGTACTGACACCGCAGCATCGCCCGTGGTTAATCCAAACCTTTGCTGCCCTTCATCTTCGTGTTCAACCTCTGAGGTAAATGCTGCCTGTGCCCCGCAGCCCGCTGCCCAACCATCCTGACACCAGGGCCACCACGCTGCGTCAGCGCGGCCCCGAGGCCTCGGACGCGGTGAAGGGGGGTCGCCAGGGCCGGCCGAGGACCGCGCTGTCCTCCAGGAAACAGGTCTGTGGCCCCGGCTCCGTCCTCCTGGCCTCCGCTCTATCTGTACTGTACGTACTGCTGTGACGGCTTTAGCCTCGTTTGACTTCTCTCCGGTCTTCGCTTTGCCGTCAATCCCTCTGCTCCACGGCCTCTTTGGGCTTCTGAGCTTTTCTCCTGCTGCCAGCGCAGGCGTCAGGTGTTGTTGACTTGACCacaagcaaattaaaacaatcaggaTGTTAATGGAGTCCAGACTCCCGGCTTTATTTTGCAGCAAGCTGCCTATTAATCACAGACGGACGCCTGAGGccagaggctgatggagggAGCCGACTCGagacccgtgtgtgtgtttctcgcTTGTCCATCCTCTGTGTGGAGCGTTGGATGTGATCACCAGACCACATCAAAGCAAGCGTGACCTTTTAGAAAATAGGTCTGTAGGTGAGCAGCAGAAAGGATGTCCAGTAGTGACTGTGTAGCAGAACCATCGATATATCAAACTCTACACGGGTGTAATTCGGTTCCCCACAGTGACACAGTAaagcctcagcctcctggaaAATCCTGCTTCACGTGGGTTCTGGTTTGTATGTTCTCTCAGGG
The genomic region above belongs to Betta splendens chromosome 6, fBetSpl5.4, whole genome shotgun sequence and contains:
- the trhr2 gene encoding thyrotropin releasing hormone receptor 2, encoding MADNVSSRVDTPTNISLSPSVGVSDSLEYKTVSVFLVLLVCGVGIVGNIMVVLVVLTTRHMRTPTNCYLVSLAVADLTVLVAAGLPNISDSLSGKWIFGHAGCLGITYLQYLGINVSSCSITAFTVERYIAICHPIKAQTVCTVSRAKRIIAGVWIFTCVYSTMWLFLVDIQVSQDGHAVQCGYRVQRELYLPIYLTDFAVFYVVPLLLAIVLYGLIARILYVSPLPNHPDTRATTLRQRGPEASDAVKGGRQGRPRTALSSRKQVTKMLAVVVVLFALLWMPYRTLVLINSFVSTPYLDAWFLLFCRTCIYANSAINPVIYNAMSQKFRSAFRGLYRCQRPEAHQRTLSLFHTGFSSVRERRTSQAHSNGTSERAGVTDAAGKQNGSSFPDPAGGRRAESPADAGTVSSAETSPGGDEEPPSHNAMVQFADRSANNRKQEDA